AGATGCGTCCGGGTATCGCCAGTTCACGGAGGAAGATGTCTGGAGGCTGCAAACCATCATTACCCTGCGCGAGGTCGGGATGGCGGTAGAAGACATACGGGAGCTTCTGATTCAAATGAAAGATCAGGAAGGCACTCTTCTCCATTATTTAGAGCTGCAGCGTTCGTTTATGTATACAAGGTGGGTAGAAATGAGCAAGGTCATCCAAACGACAGAAGCGATGATTGAGCGGGTAAAGGGTAAGGAATCGATTGATCCAGCAGAGCTGTTTACATTGGCAGAGGCGAACAAGCGATTGAAGCAGACGCGGGATAACTGGGTGGATCGATGGAATTTTAATGAATGGGCGGACCGCTACGACGAATGGGTACATGGCGGGAATGGTCATGAATCGTACGAGAACGTACTGGATGAGGTGGTAGCAGCCGTTGCAGTCAAACCAGGAGAGTGCGGCTTGGATGCTGGAACGGGAACTGGAAACCTCGCTGGGCGTCTCGTGAAAAAAGGAGCCAAGATGAGCGGGTTCGACCAATCTCCGCAAATGCTGAAGCAATGCAGAGCAAAACACGCGGA
The window above is part of the Brevibacillus brevis NBRC 100599 genome. Proteins encoded here:
- a CDS encoding MerR family transcriptional regulator, encoding MQIKDMAHRLQITPRAIRYYEEKGLIKPSKADASGYRQFTEEDVWRLQTIITLREVGMAVEDIRELLIQMKDQEGTLLHYLELQRSFMYTRWVEMSKVIQTTEAMIERVKGKESIDPAELFTLAEANKRLKQTRDNWVDRWNFNEWADRYDEWVHGGNGHESYENVLDEVVAAVAVKPGECGLDAGTGTGNLAGRLVKKGAKMSGFDQSPQMLKQCRAKHAEVETKLGTFFAFPFLENRFDFVATSYALHHLTDDQKQLALAECRRVLKPGGRLVIADLMFEDQTHRQAHLEALEEAGHTRVIADIQDRCYADRSRLLQELVHLGFTNEVRQLGTYTHLILSTCS